From one Accipiter gentilis chromosome 3, bAccGen1.1, whole genome shotgun sequence genomic stretch:
- the SRD5A3 gene encoding polyprenol reductase isoform X3, translating to MLKKRWFTHFYVVSVLWNGFLLIRLFQAEFLGGSLPSWIRHVHHSLGRDSQSEDTDSEHFSVLLVLLLLWLHSCRRLAECLWTSVFSNGVIHIVQYCFGLGYYVAVGSTVLCQVPTKVRNGKELSVHICWYHIVGVTMYIWASLHQHRCLVILANLRKSKSGKVVSLSHSVPFGDWFERVSCPHYFAELLIYVSMAITLGFHNVTWWCVVMYVLFNQALAAVLCHEFYQKNFSSYPKHRKAFIPFVF from the exons atgttaaaaaaaag GTGGTTTACTCACTTTTATGTGGTTTCTGTGCTCTGGAACGGCTTTCTGCTGATCAGGCTTTTCCAAGCCGAGTTCCTTGGAGGATCGCTCCCATCATGGATTCGGCATGTGCACCACTCTCTTGGCAGAGATTCTCAGAGTGAGGACACGG ATAGTGAGCACTTTTCTGTACTCCTGGTTCTCCTGCTGCTTTGGTTGCATAGCTGTCGAAGACTTGCAGAATGCCTGTGGACCAGTGTGTTTTCCAATGGTGTCATCCACATCGTGCAGTACTGCTTTGGACTTGGTTACTACGTCGCTGTTGGCTCAACTGTGCTATGTCAAGTGCCTACTAAGGTCAGGAATG GTAAGGAGCTTTCTGTGCATATCTGCTGGTATCACATTGTAGGAGTTACGATGTACATTTGGGCCTCTCTTCACCAACACAGATGTCTTGTCATTCTAGCTAATCTTAGAAAAAGTAAATCAG GGAAGGTCGTAAGTCTGAGCCACAGTGTGCCTTTTGGAGACTGGTTTGAGAGAGTTTCATGCCCTCATTATTTTGCAGAGCTCCTCATATATGTATCTATGGCCATCACGCTTGGATTTCACAACGTGACGTGGTGGTGTGTAGTGATGTATGTTCTTTTTAACCAGGCACTGGCTGCTGTTTTGTGTCATGAGTTCTATCAGAAAAACTTTAGCTCCTACCCAAAGCATCGAAAAGCATTTATACCATTTGTTTTttag
- the SRD5A3 gene encoding polyprenol reductase isoform X1 → MPAVLAAAWSLLAAAFLAALALVPRLRRAGVVSGLLQDLVRYGKTKRGCGQRPGWLRLLQVPKRWFTHFYVVSVLWNGFLLIRLFQAEFLGGSLPSWIRHVHHSLGRDSQSEDTDSEHFSVLLVLLLLWLHSCRRLAECLWTSVFSNGVIHIVQYCFGLGYYVAVGSTVLCQVPTKVRNGKELSVHICWYHIVGVTMYIWASLHQHRCLVILANLRKSKSGKVVSLSHSVPFGDWFERVSCPHYFAELLIYVSMAITLGFHNVTWWCVVMYVLFNQALAAVLCHEFYQKNFSSYPKHRKAFIPFVF, encoded by the exons ATGCCGGCGGTGCTGGCCGCCGCCTGGTCCCTGCTGGCCGCCGCCTTCCTGGCGGCGCTGGCGCTGGTGCCGCGGCTGCGGCGGGCCGGCGTCGTCTCCGGCCTCCTCCAGGATCTCGTTCGCTACGGGAAGACGAAGCGCGGCTGCGGGCAGCGCCCGGGCTGGCTGCGCCTCCTCCAGGTGCCCAAGAG GTGGTTTACTCACTTTTATGTGGTTTCTGTGCTCTGGAACGGCTTTCTGCTGATCAGGCTTTTCCAAGCCGAGTTCCTTGGAGGATCGCTCCCATCATGGATTCGGCATGTGCACCACTCTCTTGGCAGAGATTCTCAGAGTGAGGACACGG ATAGTGAGCACTTTTCTGTACTCCTGGTTCTCCTGCTGCTTTGGTTGCATAGCTGTCGAAGACTTGCAGAATGCCTGTGGACCAGTGTGTTTTCCAATGGTGTCATCCACATCGTGCAGTACTGCTTTGGACTTGGTTACTACGTCGCTGTTGGCTCAACTGTGCTATGTCAAGTGCCTACTAAGGTCAGGAATG GTAAGGAGCTTTCTGTGCATATCTGCTGGTATCACATTGTAGGAGTTACGATGTACATTTGGGCCTCTCTTCACCAACACAGATGTCTTGTCATTCTAGCTAATCTTAGAAAAAGTAAATCAG GGAAGGTCGTAAGTCTGAGCCACAGTGTGCCTTTTGGAGACTGGTTTGAGAGAGTTTCATGCCCTCATTATTTTGCAGAGCTCCTCATATATGTATCTATGGCCATCACGCTTGGATTTCACAACGTGACGTGGTGGTGTGTAGTGATGTATGTTCTTTTTAACCAGGCACTGGCTGCTGTTTTGTGTCATGAGTTCTATCAGAAAAACTTTAGCTCCTACCCAAAGCATCGAAAAGCATTTATACCATTTGTTTTttag
- the SRD5A3 gene encoding polyprenol reductase isoform X2 — protein sequence MPAVLAAAWSLLAAAFLAALALVPRLRRAGVVSGLLQDLVRYGKTKRGCGQRPGWLRLLQVPKRWFTHFYVVSVLWNGFLLIRLFQAEFLGGSLPSWIRHVHHSLGRDSQSEDTDSEHFSVLLVLLLLWLHSCRRLAECLWTSVFSNGVIHIVQYCFGLGYYVAVGSTVLCQVPTKVRNGKVVSLSHSVPFGDWFERVSCPHYFAELLIYVSMAITLGFHNVTWWCVVMYVLFNQALAAVLCHEFYQKNFSSYPKHRKAFIPFVF from the exons ATGCCGGCGGTGCTGGCCGCCGCCTGGTCCCTGCTGGCCGCCGCCTTCCTGGCGGCGCTGGCGCTGGTGCCGCGGCTGCGGCGGGCCGGCGTCGTCTCCGGCCTCCTCCAGGATCTCGTTCGCTACGGGAAGACGAAGCGCGGCTGCGGGCAGCGCCCGGGCTGGCTGCGCCTCCTCCAGGTGCCCAAGAG GTGGTTTACTCACTTTTATGTGGTTTCTGTGCTCTGGAACGGCTTTCTGCTGATCAGGCTTTTCCAAGCCGAGTTCCTTGGAGGATCGCTCCCATCATGGATTCGGCATGTGCACCACTCTCTTGGCAGAGATTCTCAGAGTGAGGACACGG ATAGTGAGCACTTTTCTGTACTCCTGGTTCTCCTGCTGCTTTGGTTGCATAGCTGTCGAAGACTTGCAGAATGCCTGTGGACCAGTGTGTTTTCCAATGGTGTCATCCACATCGTGCAGTACTGCTTTGGACTTGGTTACTACGTCGCTGTTGGCTCAACTGTGCTATGTCAAGTGCCTACTAAGGTCAGGAATG GGAAGGTCGTAAGTCTGAGCCACAGTGTGCCTTTTGGAGACTGGTTTGAGAGAGTTTCATGCCCTCATTATTTTGCAGAGCTCCTCATATATGTATCTATGGCCATCACGCTTGGATTTCACAACGTGACGTGGTGGTGTGTAGTGATGTATGTTCTTTTTAACCAGGCACTGGCTGCTGTTTTGTGTCATGAGTTCTATCAGAAAAACTTTAGCTCCTACCCAAAGCATCGAAAAGCATTTATACCATTTGTTTTttag